A single region of the Penaeus monodon isolate SGIC_2016 chromosome 18, NSTDA_Pmon_1, whole genome shotgun sequence genome encodes:
- the LOC119584783 gene encoding tudor domain-containing protein 1-like → MAFGIAPRGFTFASGPSSGWFDVSILNREGREGGRRQVVDVQLLAPALVLLGPCLNVLISFDNVNYLWLQHGPIVPQFKLQYPFDKCARTQTRTHAFPQRCEATAGEARQEHGIAATEIQAWTHRMHGLLQLVEETALANLHAVSKKLSARLAQMVVKIDDEIREREDLRKQARSVLNGNISGIDLEKFIKHLKALAENYPVVHDSSDAKVGLYVWEVVNELEEIVQEIIPNCIRVIDTHDRFSLISKHDEQIQGEAEGEGDGDISKEIESSFHDLQPVKVHPENDGDKDDSASKTEPTKAIAAISGTLESTPSSHEPINNPAVRDFNYNFTDIPANGDDVCKVSKDWKSHGARPKVWSLRSLQKSVSISSLHSQPSGVTTSVQPSKNATFVINDEVIVTHIQNPSVFYIQRLADSSKLQLMSKVINLIARESSVLAANPVVGKLYLAQYTRDNVWYRAVVTSVAMDMKEVCVKYVDYGNSEILKVKRLRPCPPEYKLERFPAFLYACGLWEILPSKGNLWDSDAINVFAELVNSVHLRLVHVEDKKSETGIYQVDLWRPSTVAGIANDGPLSIREVLIFLECAIYANFSAQDMHNKQAAAIWKRSYFRQEVPFGEDGTSVLLSSLTTPHDFCLQLASYATHLTKLMEEIQKHYRSPKVAATVDWRIYAPRIGMLCVALYTGDDKWYRAVIEDIPEKKQVDVRYVDYGNKERLWYKQLYKITEDFLKLPAQAIKCRLQDINPIGDSWPENAADHMATICDGKDLQAFFHTCENDECLVSLMVCTQEPEDVGEQLMELGVAEAPENFKIHYQKNQALRLMLGGEMMQNQRQGRSKRALQQLKQMQAPVLKPGAVCAGKRCVLVEFLTALSVCRIQIRLASHAVIFRDLQNQLDEELNQISQPAQFKPALGEVCAIKMTHAPFCARARVIKYDLDSIQVLMVDCGGMEWVKYSQVFPLPERLASYKNLALMVSLAGIAPPMGKSGWPGITFDRLKEELSTRSNLYMKRKGRSLLDPELGVKVMPVELGWMQEEIGGPFEPNTVLTLSINELLIECGVALPAKSVQPDNLTVAEKSTLADSTCTLTYERALSCEDFCLQEAESLSILSMLVDQEKMPCDTKENTCAKLKEWPASPLPASATFNAIPSYVDYEGIIYLQPVANTRNIELMRESQTMQFTGTVATDEDLCWSPGDPVIAMFHLDKKWYRATVLQVHSHGSIATEYAERVAYVYFISELCARFFLWDNVITLAKLWQLLSLMGLPRQVIIEVREEDGNVKVQFVDYGNEETVMFSQLRQTITFSHIPIQCHRAVLHGIAPNSVNDKWETKLLDFIHSTIVEKKCRVQVIEKPKEDGLLKVNLEILDVAIDLSSLLADKMKVCRRVSKIEPLPEYEDSVDVVVESDVSLDSVLDLSLPVPALKLPSDPSEVFPIKVSAIKDPSHVYITPVFIGIGPLSATQKLAEESFKANSSFIKQAACDIKAYSVVSNPVIGEMYLGRSHRGEWCRVQVKNVDPAGITVLYIDTGNVERIPQNWLVMCPSKGKKIPANAICVNLHCVEPRDGPHAPWDEDALKCISSCFMHSDDQKFYAVVKEEGTPPVVEIYRVDEHGTRTLAYADAISKGHIVLGKEMKE, encoded by the exons ATGGCTTTTGGTATTGCTCCGAGAGGCTTCACATTTGCAAGTG GACCGTCTTCCGGGTGGTTCGACGTCAGCATTCTCAACCGCGAGGGGCGCGAGGGTGGCCGCAGGCAGGTCGTGGATGTCCAGCTCTTGGCTCCTGCGCTTGTTCTCTTGG GGCCTTGTCTGAACGTCTTGATCAGCTTCGATAACGTTAATTACCTGTGGCTACAACATGGTCCGATTGTCCCACAGTTTAAGCTGCAATATCCCTTTGATAAGTGTGCACggacacaaacacgtacaca CGCCTTTCCACAGCGGTGCGAGGCGACCGCCGGCGAGGCGAGGCAAGAACATGGCATCGCGGCCACAGAGATACAGGCGTGGACGCACCGAATGCACGGCCTCCTGCAGCTCGTGGAGGAAACCGCCCTGGCCAACCTGCACGCCGTCAGCAAGAAGCTCAGTGCCAGGCTGGCGCAGATG GTCGTTAAAATAGATGACGAAATTAGGGAACGTGAAGACCTCCGAAAGCAGGCACGCAGTGTACTTAATGGCAACATATCTGGTATTGATCTAGAGAAGTTTATAAAGCACTTAAAGGCCCTGGCAGAGAATTATCCAGTGGTGCATGACTCGAGTGATGCCAAGGTTGGGTTGTATGT GTGGGAGGTGGTCAATGAACTGGAGGAGATTGTACAGGAGATCATTCCAAACTGCATAAGAGTTATTGACACCCATGATAGGTTTTCCCTGATCTCCAAGCATGATGAGCAAAtacagggagaggcagagggagagggcgatggAG ACATATCTAAAGAGATAGAGAGTTCATTTCATGATCTCCAGCCAGTAAAAGTCCATcctgaaaatgatggtgataaagatgattctGCCAGCAAAACTGAACCCACAAAAGCAATTGCAGCAATTAGTGGTACCTTGGAATCAACTCCAAGTAGCCATGAGCCCATCAATAATCCTGCAGTCCGTGACTTCAATTACAACTTTACAGATATTCCTGCCAATGGTGATGATGTGTGTAAAGTTTCAAAA GACTGGAAAAGTCATGGAGCAAGGCCTAAGGTGTGGTCCTTGAGGAGTTTGCAGAAAAGTGTCTCCATATCAAGCTTACACTCACAACCATCAGGTGTTACAACTTCAGTTCAGCCATCAAAAAATGCTACAT TTGTAATAAATGATGAGGTGATTGTCACTCATATTCAGAATCCATCGGTATTCTACATTCAGAGACTAGCAGATTCATCAAAACTACAATTGATGTCAAAAGTGATTAATCTGATTGCCAGGGAAAGTAGTGTTTTAGCAGCAAATCCTGTTGTTG GAAAACTGTATTTGGCACAGTACACTAGAGACAATGTCTGGTATCGAGCTGTTGTAACTTCTGTAGCAATGGATATGAAAGAAGTATGTGTTAAGTATGTGGATTATGGAAACAGTGAAATTCTCAAAGTGAAAAG ACTTCGGCCATGTCCACCAGAGTACAAATTGGAAAGATTCCCAGCATTTTTGTATGCTTGTGGACTGTGGGAGATTTTGCCCTCTAAAGGAAATCTTTGGGATTCAGATGCCATTAATGTATTTGCTGAACTTGTGAATAGTGTTCATTTGAGATTGGTCCATGTTgaagataaaaaaagtgaaacaggAATTTACCAG GTAGATCTTTGGAGACCATCAACTGTAGCTGGCATAGCTAATGATGGTCCTCTCTCCATCCGAGAAGTTCTCATCTTCCTAGAGTGTGCTATTTATGCCAATTTTTCTGCACAAGATATG CACAATAAGCAAGCAGCAGCAATCTGGAAGAGGTCATATTTTCGCCAAGAGGTTCCTTTTGGGGAAGATGGCACCAGTGTGTTACTCTCCAGTCTCACAACACCACATGACTTCTGTCTACAACTTGCTTCATATGCAACTCATCTCACCAAGTTGATGGAGGAAATACAAAAGCACTATAGGTCCCCTAAAGTGGCTGCTACTGTTGATTGGCGCATTTATGCACCCCGAATTG GGATGCTATGTGTTGCCTTGTATACAGGGGATGACAAATGGTACAGGGCCGTCATTGAAGACATTCCTGAAAAGAAGCAGGTGGATGTAAGATATGTTGACTATGGCAATAAGGAAAGGTTGTGGTACAAGCAACTTTATAAGATAACAGAAGATTTCTTGAAGTTGCCAGCCCAG GCTATTAAGTGCCGTCTACAGGACATCAATCCTATTGGCGACAGTTGGCCTGAAAATGCTGCTGACCACATGGCCACTATTTGTGATGGCAAGGATTTGCAG GCATTCTTCCATACTTGTGAAAATGATGAGTGTCTTGTTAGTTTGATGGTCTGCACTCAAGAGCCTGAAGATGTTGGGGAACAATTAATGGAGCTGGGAGTTGCAGAAGCACCAGAAAACTT CAAGATCCACTATCAGAAGAATCAGGCCTTACGTCTCATGCTCGGGGGTGAAATGATGCAGAACCAGAGGCAAGGCAGGTCTAAAAGAGCTCTGCAACAGCTCAAACAAATGCAG GCACCAGTTTTAAAACCCGGTGCAGTCTGTGCTGGAAAACGGTGTGTTCTAGTGGAGTTCTTGACGGCATTGTCAGTTTGTCGCATCCAGATACGTCTTGCTTCCCATGCAGTAATTTTTAGaga TTTGCAAAATCAGTTGGATGAAGAACTTAATCAAATCTCACAGCCAGCACAATTCAAGCCAGCTCTTGGAGAAGTGTGTGCCATCAAAATGACACATGCACCCTTCTGTGCTCGAGCCAGGGTTATAAAGTATGATCTTGACAGTATTCAG GTGTTGATGGTGGATTGTGGTGGCATGGAATGGGTAAAGTATTCTCAGGTGTTTCCATTGCCTGAGAGATTAGCAAGTTATAAAAATCTTGCCCTGATGGTGAGCTTGGCAGGAATTGCACCACCGATGGGAAAGAGTGGATGGCCTGGTATCACTTTTGACCGTCTAAAAGAAGAATTGTCAACACGCAGTAACCTTTACATGAAGCGCAAG GGTCGGTCATTGCTGGACCCTGAATTAGGGGTCAAAGTGATGCCAGTGGAGCTAGGCTGGATGCAGGAGGAAATTGGAGGCCCTTTTGAACCCAACACTGTCCTTACCCTCTCTATCAATGAGCTGTTGATTGAGTGTGGTGTAGCATTACCAGCCAA GTCAGTTCAACCAGATAATTTGACTGTTGCTGAAAAGAGCACTCTTGCTGATTCAACATGTACACTCACCTATGAAAGAGCCCTGAGTTGTGAAGACTTTTGCTTACAG GAAGCTGAGAGTTTGAGTATCCTTTCAATGTTAGTTGACCAAGAAAAAATGCCTTGTGATACTAAAGAGAACACATGTGCAAAGTTAAAAGAGTGGCCTGCAAGCCCTCTACCTGCTTCTGCCACTTTTAATGCCATTCCTTCATATGTTGATTATGAGGGCATCATCTACCTACAGCCTGTTGCAA ATACACGAAACATTGAGTTAATGAGAGAGAGCCAAACAATGCAGTTTACCGGGACAGTTGCAACAGACGAGGACCTATGTTGGAGTCCGGGAGACCCAGTTATTGCCATGTTCCATCTGGATAAAAAGTGGTACAGAGCTACAGTCCTTCAG GTACACTCCCATGGTTCCATTGCTACTGAGTATGCAGAAAGGGTAGCTTATGTGTATTTCATCTCTGAACTATGTGCAAGGTTTTTCCTGTGGGACAATGTCATAACTCTGGCAAAACTTTGGCAACTTCTTTCCCTAATGGGGTTGCCTAGGCAGGTCATCATAGAGGTT CGGGAGGAAGATGGAAATGTCAAGGTGCAGTTTGTTGACTATGGCAATGAAGAAACAGTGATGTTCAGTCAGTTACGGCAAACCATCACATTTAGCCATATCCCAATTCAGTGCCATAGAGCTGTGTTGCATGGAATTGCTCCA aacTCAGTGAATGATAAATGGGAAACAAAACTTCTAGACTTCATTCATAGCACCATAGTTGAGAAAAAGTGTAGAGTACAAGTTATAGAGAAGCCAAAAGAGGATGGATTACTTAAG gtgaacTTGGAAATATTGGATGTTGCAATAGATCTTTCATCCTTGTTAGCAGACAAAATGAAGGTGTGCAGGCGAGTGTCAAAGATTGAGCCTCTACCAGAATATGAAGATAGTGTTGATGTG GTTGTTGAGAGTGATGTATCACTAGACTCGGTACTGGATTTATCTCTGCCAGTGCCGGCTCTCAAACTGCCAAGTGATCCTAGTGAAGTTTTTCCAATCAAAGTCAGTGCCATCAAGGATCCCtctcatgtatatattacaccaGTGTTTATTGGCATAGGACCGTTATCAGCAACACAAAAATTAGCAGAAGAAAGTTTTAAAGCAAACTCAAGTTTTATTAAACAAGCTGCATGTGACATAAAAGCCTACTCAGTTGTATCAAATCCTGTGATAG gtgagATGTACCTTGGAAGATCCCATAGAGGTGAATGGTGCAGAGTGCAGGTTAAAAATGTTGATCCAGCTGGAATTACTGTCCTTTATATAGACACTGGAAATGTTGAGAGGATACCACAAAACTG GTTGGTTATGTGTccaagtaaaggaaagaaaatcccaGCAAATGCCATCTGTGTAAATTTGCATTGTGTAGAGCCACGAGATGGACCTCATGCTCCTTGGGATGAAGATGCTTTGAAGTGCATAAGCAGTTGCTTCATGCATTCAGATGACCAAAAATTTTATGCTGTAGTTaag GAAGAAGGAACTCCTCCTGTTGTAGAAATCTACAGAGTGGATGAACATGGAACTCGCACCCTGGCCTATGCAGATGCTATATCAAAAGGACATATAGTTctagggaaagaaatgaaagaataa